One window from the genome of Cryptococcus neoformans var. neoformans JEC21 chromosome 12 sequence encodes:
- a CDS encoding expressed protein has translation MPSASNGWKPSTSPVGEGLTAPRTPEQSTSSLAATSPSSSTFPRPKKLRSRTSTMTNIYTPPLPPVMSRENSAEDVRGEYGQDSYRPPPGTLLPSAHGRRASKSVSSVRPSVVVTPSKYYTPQTHNQISFVNTPNSNTGNGVMDSPEADKKNMLKRRTSTPSLFKRATRGDEDEEDEGLRGKLMSKEEPQQSQLLQQQQRSEVRARSTSTSVVVPQTQGLTEHSTYTSNPIRPSMPPSSFTQQPPPPRPWSPGPASPSSHVEGASHERSSGFLSSAYNYTESGIVQLFNYVRPSSFSHHSYARHEPSDVDSEKGLNGSEDETEESSVSYFTLPPTPPEQSEFSSFASALPSDSLPTPTLSTQSLSRDEPKRGKLRRAFRRRSGLEGDNGNGLLSAVWSKVMGSGGGNGKLSEVLRDLGWIVGVLALTFVVTLGIVIWLIQGMPITTLKHIPQSTTDVQLLSAEIRGYMASSSYGWWHTVGVLTFVGCWKHAWSVPGAVVLNILVGSLLEPMPALGLLTIITASGSLGAYLLSRPLAPLIAVLFPKPLALVRAALAPESIPAPDSVEPTLNETITPIQASSDPSAQAIGGPTEASTIWRRLLVMRAMGFVPWSGMNVACGVVGVDWKVFWLTTAAGSASWSYVTASVGNILSRLKVPNSAISAAPGEMTGESLTSLLRDPVLITKLVFLSGLTLLPVILKRRSPASPSPTPRSTSSFELSELPTSSSASSSRPLNPKINTLRLSGLDNQPMSPLSQSLAKFTPTPRIFDLLSFGRIAVRQSGRIVVGGVRSVVGGVRGAVRSVTQQ, from the exons ATGCCTTCCGCTTCAAATGGTTGGAAGCCATCTACGTCGCCCGTAGGTGAAGG CCTCACTGCACCTAGAACGCCCGAGCAATCGACAAGCTCCTTGGCCGCCacttccccctcctcttccaccttcccTCGGCCAAAAAAGCTCAGGTCGAGGACATCGACCATGACCAACATCTACActccccctcttccgccCGTCATGTCACGCGAAAATTCTGCAGAAGATGTCCGGGGAGAGTACGGTCAAGATTCATATCGTCCTCCGCCGGgtactcttcttccgtcagCACACGGCCGCCGAGCTTCCAAATCGGTGTCATCTGTTCGGCCGAGTGTAGTTGTCACTCCTTCGAAATACTACACGCCTCAAACGCACAATCAAATCTCTTTTGTCAATACGCCAAATTCCAACACCGGCAATGGTGTTATGGACAGTCCCGAGGCGGATAAAAAGAATATGCTTAAGAGGCGAACATCGACGCCGAGTTTGTTTAAGCGTGCTACTCGAGGtgacgaagacgaagaggacgaagggTTGCGAGGCAAATTGATGTCAAAGGAAGAGCCTCAGCAATCCCAACTgttgcagcagcagcaaagaTCTGAAGTGAGAGCGAGGTCAACGTCTACCAGTGTGGTCGTTCCTCAGACCCAAGGCCTGACTGAGCACTCCACTTACACTTCCAACCCTATTCGCCCTTCGATGCCACCCAGTTCATTTACCCAACAaccccctccacctcgtccATGGTCCCCTGGACCTGCTAGTCCTAGTTCACATGTCGAAGGGGCCTCACATGAAAGATCTTCCGGTTTCCTGTCGTCGGCTTACAACTACACCGAATCAGGCATTGTGCAACTGTTCAATTATGttcgaccttcttccttttcacaTCATTCATATGCTCGACATGAACCTTCCGATGTTGATTCCGAAAAAGGTCTGAACGGTTCCGAAGACGAAACGGAGGAAAGCAGCGTTAGCTACTTTACTTTACCACCTACCCCTCCCGAACAATCCGAATTCTCGTCCTTTGCCTCTGCCTTGCCATCAGACTCTCTCCCCACCCCGACACTCTCCACACAATCGCTGTCTCGAGACGAACCAAAACGTGGCAAACTACGCAGGGCATTTCGTAGACGATCCGGATTGGAAGGTGATAACGGGAATGGATTGTTGTCTGCTGTTTGGAGCAAGGTCATGGGAAGTGGGGGTGGGAATGGCAAATTGAGCGAAGTGCTGAGAGATTTGGGCTGGATTGTTGGAGTATTGGCATTGACTTTTGTGGTGACGCTTGGAATTGTGATTTGGCTGATCCAGGGGATGCCCAT CACCACGCTGAAGCACATTCCTCAATCGACTACCGATGTCCAACTGCTGTCGGCTGAGATTCGAGGTTACATGGCTTCCAGCAGTTATGGATGGTGGCATACAGTTGGAGTATTGACCTTTGTTGGATGCTGGAAGCATGCCTGGAGTGTCCCTGGAGCTGTCGTCTTG AACATTCTGGTTGGATCTCTCTTGGAACCCATGCCGGCCCTTGGTCTTTTGACGATTATCACCGCGTCCGGCTCTCTTGGTGCTTacctcctctcccgccCGCTCGCCCCTCTTATCGCCGTCCTCTTCCCTAAACCTCTTGCCCTCGTTCGGGCCGCTCTCGCTCCCGAGTCTATCCCCGCTCCAGATTCTGTTGAACCAACACTCAATGAAACGATCACCCCTATTCAAGCATCTTCCGACCCTTCTGCACAAGCTATTGGCGGTCCTACTGAAGCATCTACCATCTGGCGAAGGCTGCTGGTCATGCGTGCGATGGGCTTTGTTCCTTGGAGTGGTATGAACGTTGCGTGTGGTGTAGTAGGCGTTGACTGGAAAGTATTTTGGCTCACGACCGCAGCGGGAAGTGCGAGTTGGAGTTATGTCACTGCTAGTGTCGGGAATATCTTGTCGAGGCTCAAGGTGCCCAACTCGGCTATCTCTGCAGCACCGGGGGAGATGACTGGGGAGAGTTTGACGAGTCTGTTGAGAGACCCGGTGTTGATCACCAAACTTGTCTTCCTTTCGGGTTTGACTCTCTTACCTGTCATCCTTAAACGCCGATCACCAGCTTCCCCATCACCCACTCCCCGCTCCACTTCGTCATTCGAGCTTTCGGAACTGCCtacttcatcctctgcctcttcatctAGACCTCTCAATCCCAAGATCAACACCCTCCGTCTTTCAGGGCTCGATAACCAACCCATGTCACCACTCTCCCAGAGTTTGGCCAAGTTCACCCCCACGCCTCGCATATTTGACCTTCTCAGTTTTGGACGGATAGCGGTGAGGCAGAGTGGAAGGATTGTCGTCGGTGGCGTAAGGAGTGTGGTTGGAGGAGTGAGGGGGGCTGTGAGGAGTGTGACGCAACAATAA